ATtcatttcttcatttgTTCTTCCCTTAAACTCTAATCTCCTTAGTCTATTATATCTTTCGTTATCATCCTCTCCAAATAAGGTTATTGGTTCTCCAAGTAGTCTTAGCCTCTTTATAGTCTCCTCATTTTGTATAGGCAGGGAAGAGGTTAAGCATTCCGAACCATTTTCCAATTTATTTGAGATAATTTTGCAATCACTATTAGATAAATCAATAACAGAACTACTATTTTCATGGttacttttctttattctGTCTTCCGAAGTTATACAATGTGAATTCTTAATATTCTCCTTCTTTACTTTTTTCAAATCCCTTTCTCTCTGCCTTCTGATATATTCTTGCCTCTCATGCTCTTGCACTTCACTTTGAGAAACCCAACTTCGGTTATCTAAATGTAAACGAAAAAAAAGAGGTTATTAATCAGTAATTATAACGTCtgcattattattaaacttaCCTAGCTTCTTTTTAAGTTCTATTTTTTTAGAGTTAATAAGCTCCTCAAGAGATTCCATCCAATTTAATTAGTCagaaaatatcaaaaaagaTTACAAGAGTCATATAGAAAACTTTAAATTGTCCGCTTTTCCCAAAAAAGTACAACACTTAAATACAATTATGCAATCTTAAAACTTAATCAAACACATTAACCGCGCGCGCCAATCCCAGCAATAGTCTACTATAACGAAGCTGTAAAATGAAAAGTCAagtaaaatatattctttgCATGGGGACtgataaaaattaaattaaaatatgataaagaatattttaaacTCTGAATAGATTTAGAATAATGCGGAAGAtaacaattttttatttttatttaataatattgttaaaaaCTTCAAATTGCCAGATACCTGGAGGAAATTATGACAAGATCACGGTAGAACCATACTTGGCACAAAATGGATCTCCTTATGGAATTGATGTAAAAGACCCTAAACCAACACCTCCATATTATGAAACTGTTTGGGGTGCAATTTCGGTTCCCCCATTAATCACTCCATGTCAATTTATTAATCCAATAACTTTAACAGTGGGAAACCTTAATAGAACTGATCCCGTTCCAGTTGAGTTCTCATGCGATACCAAAAAATTGAGTGGAACATCCAAAATACAAACTCAATACGGAGTTCTTACTATCTCAAATGCTGTTGCTTTATCCCCACTTTGTGAAGCTGCTGCCACACTTTTAAACGGAATAACTCCTACTATAATTCAAACCTACTCCTATACTAACCTAACTTATTATATAACAAATGATATGATTGAAAGCCTAATTCTTAAATTTCCACAGACCCATCAATCTTTAGACGGTCAGGGAGAGATTAATTGGCTTTCTCAACACATATTTAGTGAAGTTTGGTATGATATTAAAGACGACCTTGGTCTTGCACCTGAATTAAGCCCTAAAATGACAATACCATTAATCTATAGGGTATTTCTACCAAGCGATATACTTCCAGGAAAAAATGTTGTTGGTTCTAATGGCGATCACTATTTTGTGGATGCATTTAATGTTACCATTTTAGATGTTTCATCGTTAGAGCATTCTAGAGATAATAGTGACAATTTGTGGGTTCCAAAGTATGGATTAGGAGGTTTTATTCCTACAATTACCCCAACTTATCAGATGAAGGTAATTCCATACTTTAGTAACGTCACAACTCACTACAATAACGCTGCTATTACGTGGGGACAAACAAATATTCCATTTACTGTTACTCCAATCAGAGTTGTGCCACCTTCAAGATTACCTGAGCAGACTCTGAgtttccaaaaaaaatctaattGCTCAAGCAactttgatttttatttcccACTAAGACCTTATACAATGGTTGGAAACCTTATAGATGATGAAGATCCAAGAGATCTTTCGCTTTTACTGAGTAAAAAATCAGGCTCcatatttcaaagaaatacTCTTAAAGGAATGGGATTTTtcaacaaatttattattatgaatAACCCCAAAAGAACAGGAATATTAGAAGATACTGGGTCACCATCAATTATAATTGAAGAGAATTTTATTGGAGGatgtttttttaatggaACGTTCCCGTTTACACCCtcaatagaaaataaaggaTTTTACCAACAAGGACGTTGTTCCAGTGAACAATTAAATTCTAGTACTAAGTATAAAAGCCCATTTTATCCTCCACCAAAGAAATTTGATGGATACTTCCAACCTTCGTTAGATCACCCAGGATTGCAAACTACTATTCTTCAAACAGTGAGCTATACCCAGAATGGTGGAGGTCCTAAGGAACTAGATGACTCAAAAAAAACCTTTATCAGAAATTATCCAGGAATTTCTGTAGTCAGCCAAATTTTTTATGGAATTTTCTTACAGGGGCCCAGAGTTACATGGCAATCCTCATTGTTTCATAACCAAAATAATCCAATTATACCGGAGGGATCTTTTTATGCCTTTTCACCgcaatatattgaaaaaatgtTTGGTTCCTTTAACCTTCCTGGGGGTGGAGCCAGCTGCAGAGCTGCTAGAATGCTTCCAATTCCAACGGAAATGGTAGATGTAAAAGTCACTTGGCAATGCTATACACCAGCAACTCCTGTTTCACTTTTGTATTCAACTACTACTCTTAAGGATCAAGCATTTGAAACTTGCATGGAGGCAAACCCTCCTCCTGCAAGCCTTGCAAATTGTATTACGGCTGAAAAGAAGTTGCCATATACTCTTAATACTGGATTACAAAAAGGAAATACTTGGAGCGCTAAAATTGAATCTAAGGAGTATAGCACTACCACCCCATTACTTTTTATACAAAATAACACGTCGCCGCACGTAATATATGGGTATTCTCCAACAGGTTGGTGGATTGAAACATTACCATATCCAAATAACTACAATCAATGGTTCCTCCGTACTCAGACTTGCGCGTACCCTTCagaaattccaatattCCCTACAGATATCCCTCAAGTATTCACTATCAAATCAGTACCAAAAGCATGGGATCACATTAATACAGGTCATCATTTCGCTACAATACCTTACACAAGTCAAAATACATCATTTAGTTTTGAAGTTTTGCTGAATGAAGtttcatatttttctaGTATGactgaaattattaaattcgAGTCTCAGCTGTTATGTGAAGGGCACCACTCTATCCACCTTGAAACTTTACCTTCTGAAGCTTTAGTTCAAGAAATACTTCCTCCTGAATCAATAATTGTTTCTGCAATTATTAAACCATTTAGCATACTATCAGAGCAAAATGTTAACTGTTTTCTTGTTTTCCGTGCCTTACCTGAAAACTTGAAACAGGCTACATCAATCCCCACAGCTTATGGAACTCTTGCAAACCAGATTCCTACTGCCCCTATAAGGGGAATTGGAgaatatatttactttttaaGTGCAGATATGCCTCCTCAGATGGAAGAATTCTCTCTGTTGATTCCAAACCCAGGAAAAACATCTGCAAGTGATACTCTTTATCTTCAAATACCTAGAATCGCATTCCCAACAACAGTACAATCATCTGTTTTTCCTTCACTAGGGATCATTGCATCATCAGACCCAGTGgtatcatcatcttcaagGATTTTAATTATAGGAGATCAACTGCAACTTTTGCAACAATCAATAAGGCTACCATCAACAGAAAAAGCCTGGTATGTTTTTCTGAAAGCTTCAACGCCGTCCAACAGCGGTTGCCTAATCCCTTGCGATAAAAGTCTCAAAAATCATTACATATCTCCTTATTGTAGCTACGGAAATGAACCAATTTGTCCATATCAGAAAGTAATTATGAATGATCAACTTGAGAGCAGAGAACAAATAATGGAATTAATAGCTGCTGCAACACATTCATTATCCTACTTATCTCTTTTTGATGGACTTCAACTCGGTATTTCTTTGTTTTCACAGCCAGTATCTCAATCTCTCGTTTGGAATGAATACTTTGATGTATTGTATGATATGCTTTTAGATAACCCAAAAAATCCAACTTCTGCGGATTATTCAGCATCTAAAATTACAGTTTTTGGAATCTTAAATATGATACTCCGAAATGCATTAGAAAACCCAAAGCTACAAATAGATACAATTAAGCCATTCAATTCGATTATGAATAATACATTAATATCTGAATGCGCAAATAGCCCTGGGTTTAAGTTTCTCCTTTTAGAAACTATAGACCTTCTTGTTGCAGTAAACGGGTGGGATTTCatttcatcaaatattcaatactTGCAAGTagttgaattaatattgcaATCAATTGGAAATAGGTTATCATTTTCGGACCCTATTAGATCTCAATTTAAATGGGATGGACCTAATTCTAAAATTACTTTCGAGAGTAAAACATTTGCCAAGCAGGACTTAAAATCAGGATTTAAGTTAGatacaataaatattccGCCTTTTTCTCTCTCAAACAACATTGAATTTCAGCTTGCAGAATCTATTTATATGATTCAGAATCCTAGATACTTTGATCACCAGTTAGCAAGTTCTTATTGGATTCCTTCCTGCCCAAATAATACTCTATCCATCTCAGTTTCAAAGTATCCAAATGAGCTTATAAGACAATCCATCCATAAACATATTTCCAATGAAGATCAAGTTGTAATACCAGTACTATCTACATCATTTTTTGCATGCTCTATTGACTATTATCTAATTAACATTCCAACCCCAGtttctttcaatattgatattgaaCTTGACATACAAGCTAATATCACAAGCCTTTCGTGTGTTGCAAGGAAAGGAGATCAGTGGGATGGATCTTTATGCCAAACATTCCACCGCTATAATGAGTTTAATACTAGAAAATCTCAAATTCAATGTCTTTGCAATGCATTATCTAGTTATGCTCTTAAAGGCACAGTTACTCCCTTAAACAAATATCAAAATGATACAGCAGCTTGGCCAGGATTTGATGGAGATTTTGGTGGATTCATTCCtaatatttctgaaattcGTCCTTTATTAGGAAATGTTGGGTCTGGGTTTATATTCCTTCAAGGAGACTCAACTAACAAGAAAAACCCAAATAGCAATTTAGAAGATGGTCAGGTTGGAAGATATTCGGTCAATTATAAGcgagaaaaaaataatacaagCGAAACTGTTGGGCTTGTTCAGGAACAATCAGCATTTAATGGTATTGCTTACTATGATTATGATTTTCTCTATTCGTGGGAGCCAAAATCATACAATTTAACAGTAAATGTGACTATTGAGCATTAAACTATAAGATAATTTGccaaattattcaaatagaaactgaatcaaaatttttaatcattattaagCAATTTTGTTAACAAAAATAGCAAAATACATTAGAAAACAAAGTTAAGGTTGTAGGAATAAATGTAAAATACCAAAGGcgattaattttttttatttctcttTCGGCATTTTCTTTACTTACattaacaattttttttgatttccctccaaataatttattatttggtaAAGGTAAATCTCAAGTGTGGGCATTCACAGTCAAATCCTGACCATAGAAAAATCCCACATTAGACATGTGGAAacaaaaattcaaaaaaaatataaatatgaaattcaattaaactataaagatgaatttataagattaaaatttattgttCATTTCCTCAATTAATACTGGTAGATTATAACTCAGGtagaaaaatcaaattaaggttcaaatatttttttaatatctttttttaacaatgaataatttcatAAATGAGATGTCAATCAAGTTAATATACAAAGCTACTAAATacatatttatttacatGATTTTTGCTTtacttttaaaaaaactaGAAGATAATAGTCataaaatatcttttgATTCGAACTTATCGCTTATAAAGGTTCTAAACTCATTCGAAAATTTACAAATAGATTTAATGGAAGACCCAAAAGACCTAAAATTAGCTATTGATACTGAAGACATAAATCAGCCTgatatttctgaaaaaaataactcaaCATATGTTTCTGATAAATTGGATGCTCATTTAGAAGCTGAAAATGACATAAATGAGAAAGTGCGTG
This Cryptosporidium parvum Iowa II chromosome 7, whole genome shotgun sequence DNA region includes the following protein-coding sequences:
- a CDS encoding hypothetical protein (with signal peptide, cryptosporidium-specific paralogs, GGC family of secreted cryptosporidium proteins) → MRKITIFYFYLIILLKTSNCQIPGGNYDKITVEPYLAQNGSPYGIDVKDPKPTPPYYETVWGAISVPPLITPCQFINPITLTVGNLNRTDPVPVEFSCDTKKLSGTSKIQTQYGVLTISNAVALSPLCEAAATLLNGITPTIIQTYSYTNLTYYITNDMIESLILKFPQTHQSLDGQGEINWLSQHIFSEVWYDIKDDLGLAPELSPKMTIPLIYRVFLPSDILPGKNVVGSNGDHYFVDAFNVTILDVSSLEHSRDNSDNLWVPKYGLGGFIPTITPTYQMKVIPYFSNVTTHYNNAAITWGQTNIPFTVTPIRVVPPSRLPEQTLSFQKKSNCSSNFDFYFPLRPYTMVGNLIDDEDPRDLSLLLSKKSGSIFQRNTLKGMGFFNKFIIMNNPKRTGILEDTGSPSIIIEENFIGGCFFNGTFPFTPSIENKGFYQQGRCSSEQLNSSTKYKSPFYPPPKKFDGYFQPSLDHPGLQTTILQTVSYTQNGGGPKELDDSKKTFIRNYPGISVVSQIFYGIFLQGPRVTWQSSLFHNQNNPIIPEGSFYAFSPQYIEKMFGSFNLPGGGASCRAARMLPIPTEMVDVKVTWQCYTPATPVSLLYSTTTLKDQAFETCMEANPPPASLANCITAEKKLPYTLNTGLQKGNTWSAKIESKEYSTTTPLLFIQNNTSPHVIYGYSPTGWWIETLPYPNNYNQWFLRTQTCAYPSEIPIFPTDIPQVFTIKSVPKAWDHINTGHHFATIPYTSQNTSFSFEVLLNEVSYFSSMTEIIKFESQLLCEGHHSIHLETLPSEALVQEILPPESIIVSAIIKPFSILSEQNVNCFLVFRALPENLKQATSIPTAYGTLANQIPTAPIRGIGEYIYFLSADMPPQMEEFSLLIPNPGKTSASDTLYLQIPRIAFPTTVQSSVFPSLGIIASSDPVVSSSSRILIIGDQLQLLQQSIRLPSTEKAWYVFLKASTPSNSGCLIPCDKSLKNHYISPYCSYGNEPICPYQKVIMNDQLESREQIMELIAAATHSLSYLSLFDGLQLGISLFSQPVSQSLVWNEYFDVLYDMLLDNPKNPTSADYSASKITVFGILNMILRNALENPKLQIDTIKPFNSIMNNTLISECANSPGFKFLLLETIDLLVAVNGWDFISSNIQYLQVVELILQSIGNRLSFSDPIRSQFKWDGPNSKITFESKTFAKQDLKSGFKLDTINIPPFSLSNNIEFQLAESIYMIQNPRYFDHQLASSYWIPSCPNNTLSISVSKYPNELIRQSIHKHISNEDQVVIPVLSTSFFACSIDYYLINIPTPVSFNIDIELDIQANITSLSCVARKGDQWDGSLCQTFHRYNEFNTRKSQIQCLCNALSSYALKGTVTPLNKYQNDTAAWPGFDGDFGGFIPNISEIRPLLGNVGSGFIFLQGDSTNKKNPNSNLEDGQVGRYSVNYKREKNNTSETVGLVQEQSAFNGIAYYDYDFLYSWEPKSYNLTVNVTIEH